A section of the Candidatus Latescibacterota bacterium genome encodes:
- the galT gene encoding galactose-1-phosphate uridylyltransferase — protein sequence MPELRKDPVIGRWVIIASERGKRPMDFPHRPARQRGGFCPFCPGNEDKTPPEIFALRRDAVPNGPDWQVRVVPNKFPALVIEGELKRRGVGLYDVVDGVGAHEVIIDSPEHDRSFGDMSAEHIANVIEAYRLRQLDLARDRRFRYILIFKNHGEEAGASLEHSHTQLIATPIVPKRVMEELEGAKRHFELKERCIFCDIIDQELFDGRRVILETEHFLVISPFAARFPFETWILPRAHEAHFHRLGDAARLDLAQVLRTVLRKLNLALDQPAYNYIIHTAPINDGVDWHFHWHLELMPKLTKVAGFEWGSGFYINPTPPEDAADYLRKLSLAAESQSG from the coding sequence ATGCCTGAGCTGCGCAAGGACCCGGTCATCGGCCGCTGGGTGATCATCGCCAGCGAGCGGGGCAAGCGCCCCATGGATTTCCCTCACCGCCCCGCGCGGCAGCGGGGCGGTTTCTGCCCGTTCTGTCCTGGCAACGAGGACAAGACCCCCCCGGAGATCTTCGCGCTCCGCCGCGACGCCGTGCCCAACGGCCCGGACTGGCAGGTGCGGGTCGTGCCCAACAAGTTCCCCGCCCTGGTGATCGAGGGCGAGCTGAAGCGCCGGGGCGTGGGGCTCTACGACGTGGTGGACGGCGTCGGCGCGCACGAGGTCATCATCGACTCGCCGGAGCACGACCGCAGCTTCGGCGACATGAGCGCCGAGCACATCGCCAACGTGATCGAGGCCTATCGGCTGCGCCAGCTCGACCTGGCGCGGGACCGGCGCTTCCGCTACATCCTCATCTTCAAGAACCATGGCGAGGAAGCGGGGGCGAGCCTCGAGCACTCGCACACGCAGCTGATCGCCACGCCGATCGTGCCCAAGCGCGTGATGGAGGAGCTGGAGGGCGCCAAGCGGCACTTCGAGCTCAAGGAGCGCTGCATCTTCTGCGACATCATCGACCAGGAGCTCTTCGACGGGCGGCGCGTGATCCTGGAGACGGAGCACTTCCTCGTGATCTCGCCCTTCGCCGCGCGCTTTCCCTTCGAGACGTGGATCCTGCCGCGCGCGCACGAAGCGCACTTCCACCGGCTGGGGGACGCGGCGCGCCTCGATCTGGCGCAGGTGCTGCGCACGGTGCTGCGCAAGCTGAACCTCGCGCTGGATCAGCCCGCCTACAACTACATCATCCACACGGCGCCCATCAACGACGGGGTCGACTGGCACTTCCACTGGCACCTCGAGCTGATGCCGAAGCTCACGAAGGTGGCTGGCTTCGAGTGGGGGAGCGGGTTCTACATCAACCCCACGCCTCCGGAAGACGCGGCGGACTATCTGCGCAAGCTGAGCCTCGCCGCCGAATCGCAGAGCGGCTAG
- a CDS encoding glycogen synthase: MDDRPLHIAFLAAEALPYAKAGGLGDVAGALPRAIAQAGHRVTLLLPLHGVVDREAHGLSPAGEGSLPFPDASTPLRYRRWEHAPAPGLRAILIDIPRYFQRDALYVDRATGEGYADDGERFLAFTLAALDSLAEGPVPVDVIHCNDFHTGLAPALLERNWRDDPLLGRAATLFSIHNLAYQGVFPLPLLARAGISPAEARYGSPYEFWGKLNCMKAGIVAADLVATVSPRYAEEIAGSAEFGHGLEGVLADRLDTLVGVLNGIDTDEWSPATDPELAETYTAATVEAGKAANRRALREEAGLPDLDVPVLGVVSRLVRQKGFDLLVPLLDHLLALPLQLVVLGSGEPAIEAAFNDAARYCPDKLRVWVKYDNRLAHRIEAGADLFLMPSRYEPCGLNQLYSLRYGTPPIVRATGGLADTVRDVTEAPEDGTGFVFGEARPEALFDAIRRALALHGDPVARLSLRRRIMGLDFSWSRSAADYLRLYRAAILRRAGDRRGAAALLAAIRASQATISLPAAGQGP; this comes from the coding sequence GTGGACGATCGCCCGCTGCACATCGCCTTTCTCGCCGCGGAGGCCCTGCCCTACGCCAAGGCCGGCGGCCTGGGCGACGTCGCCGGCGCCCTGCCCCGTGCGATCGCGCAGGCGGGCCACAGGGTGACGCTCCTGCTGCCGCTGCACGGGGTGGTCGACCGCGAGGCGCATGGACTCTCGCCCGCGGGCGAGGGCAGCCTGCCCTTCCCGGACGCGTCGACGCCGCTGCGCTACCGCCGCTGGGAGCACGCGCCCGCGCCCGGACTGCGCGCGATCCTGATCGACATTCCGCGCTACTTTCAGCGGGATGCGCTCTATGTCGACCGCGCCACCGGCGAGGGCTACGCCGACGACGGCGAGCGCTTCCTCGCCTTCACCCTGGCGGCGCTGGACTCGCTCGCCGAGGGGCCTGTGCCGGTGGACGTGATCCACTGCAACGACTTCCACACCGGCCTGGCCCCCGCGCTACTCGAGCGGAACTGGCGGGACGACCCGCTGCTCGGCCGCGCGGCGACCCTCTTCAGCATCCACAACCTGGCCTATCAGGGCGTGTTTCCGCTGCCGCTGCTGGCGCGCGCCGGCATCAGCCCCGCCGAGGCGCGCTACGGCAGTCCCTACGAGTTCTGGGGCAAGCTGAACTGCATGAAGGCCGGCATCGTGGCCGCGGATCTCGTCGCAACGGTGAGTCCGCGCTACGCCGAGGAGATCGCCGGCAGCGCCGAGTTCGGCCATGGCCTGGAGGGGGTCCTGGCGGACCGGCTGGACACCCTGGTGGGGGTGCTGAACGGGATCGACACGGACGAGTGGTCGCCGGCCACGGACCCGGAACTCGCAGAAACCTACACGGCGGCGACCGTCGAGGCGGGCAAGGCGGCCAACCGACGCGCCCTGCGTGAGGAAGCCGGCCTGCCGGACCTGGACGTCCCCGTGCTCGGCGTGGTCTCGCGGCTGGTCCGGCAGAAGGGCTTCGACCTGCTGGTGCCGCTCCTGGATCACCTGCTCGCGCTGCCGCTGCAGCTGGTCGTGCTCGGCAGCGGCGAACCGGCGATCGAAGCTGCATTCAATGACGCTGCAAGGTATTGTCCGGACAAGCTGAGAGTCTGGGTGAAGTACGACAACCGCCTGGCCCACCGCATCGAGGCCGGCGCGGACCTCTTCCTCATGCCCAGCCGCTACGAACCCTGCGGCCTGAACCAGCTCTACAGTCTCCGCTATGGCACCCCGCCCATCGTGAGGGCCACGGGCGGACTCGCGGACACCGTGCGCGATGTGACGGAGGCCCCCGAGGACGGCACGGGGTTCGTCTTCGGCGAGGCCCGCCCCGAGGCGCTGTTCGACGCGATCCGGCGCGCGCTCGCGCTGCATGGCGACCCGGTCGCCCGGCTCTCGCTGCGGCGACGCATCATGGGGCTCGACTTCAGCTGGTCGCGGAGCGCCGCCGACTACCTGCGACTCTACCGGGCAGCGATCCTGCGGCGAGCGGGAGACCGCCGCGGCGCGGCGGCCCTGCTGGCGGCGATCCGGGCCTCGCAGGCGACGATTTCGCTGCCGGCGGCGGGGCAAGGGCCTTGA